The Clostridiaceae bacterium region ATTACAGAAGGTTAAAAGCAAAAAGTAAATGGCCAGCCAGCAGCCAATGGCAAAAGAGAAATAAAATCCAGTATAAAGTCAATATATAGCCAATGGCTTAAGTCAATAGCATAAGCTAATATAAGGCTAATAAGCTAATATAAGGCTGATAGTATAAGCCTAATAGCATAAGCTTATAACAAAAGTCAGAACTCAATAACCAATTATAATAGCAGAACTATAAAAACAGAACCAAAATCCAGGGGGATGTTTTATGCGGGATGATCCATTAAAAAGAATAGAGGAATTACGAGAGATAATAAGCTACCATGATTATAAATATTATGTAGAAGATAATCCTGAAATAAGTGACCATGAATATGACGCACTGTACAGGGAACTGGAGGAACTTGAAAGCCAGTTTCCCCAGTATGCTTCACCGCTTTCTCCTACTCAGAGAGTGGGGGGAAAGCCTCTTGAAGGTTTCCAGAAGGTATTTCATACGATACAAATGGGAAGCCTTCAGGATGTTTTTAGTGAGGGAGAGCTTTATGCCTTTGACAGGAGAGTTAGAGAAGCCCTTCAGGAAAAGGTCGAGTATGTTGTTGAAAGAAAGATTGACGGGCTATCTGTATCACTTGAATATGAAAACGGGTTATTTGTAAGAGGAGCTACAAGAGGAGATGGACTAATAGGAGAAGATATCACCCAGAACCTCAAGACAATAAAGTCCATTCCCATGGTGTTAAAAGAAAAATTGCCTCAGCTTATTGTAAGGGGCGAGGTTTTTATATCTAAAAATGATTTTATTAAACTGAACGAAGCCCAGGAAGAAGCAGGAATGCCCCTCTTTGCCAATCCAAGGAATGCGGCTGCAGGATCTCTGAGACAATTGGACCCTAAAATAACTGCCGGAAGAAAGCTGGATATATTTGTATTTAACATACAGAAAGTAGAAGGAAGAACCTTTGCCACTCATTCTGAAACATTGGAGTTTATGAAAAGTGCAGGATTAAAAGTCATTCCGGGGTATAAGGTTGTAGGCAGTATAGAAGAAGCTATAGAGGAGTTGAAACTTATAGGGGATCAACGAGGAGAACTGCCTTATGAAATAGACGGAGCGGTAATAAAAGTTAACTCTCTCAGGCAGAGAGAGATACTGGGAAGTACTACGAAAACTCCTAAATGGGCTGTTGCATATAAATACCCGGCGGAAAAGAAGCAGACCAAAATAAAACAGATTTGGGTAAATGTTGGCCGGACAGGCGTTTTAACACCGAATGCCCTATTAGAACCTGTTCGCCTCGCAGGAACAACTGTAAGCAGGGCTACTTTGCACAATATGGACTATATAAAGCAGAAAGATATAAGAGTAGGGGATACTGTCTGGGTTCAGAAGGCCGGTGATATTATTCCTGAAGTCTTGGATGTGGTGTTTACAGAAAGGACAGGGGAGGAAACAGAGTTCCAGATGCCGGAAAAATGCCCTGTCTGCGGAGCTCAAGTCGAGAGGGAAGAAGGGGAAGCGGCTTACAGATGTATAGGAATAGAATGTCCTGCCCAGCTTTCCAGAAGTATTATTCATTTTGCATCAAGAGACGCTATGAACATTGAGGGACTTGGCCCGGCAAATGTGAAGGTTTTACTTGATGGGGGCTTTATACAGGGAATTGGAGATTTATATTACCTCCATGAAAAGAGAGAAGAACTTGAAAAAATACAGCGGATGGGTAAGAAGTCGGTTCAAAATCTTCTAAACTCAATAGAAGCTTCAAAGAACAATGATATTGACAGATTAATTTATGGGTTTGGAATTAGAAATATAGGTTTGAGGGCGGCGCAACTCCTAAGCCAGAATTTTGAGTCAATAGATGCCCTTTCAAAGGCTTCAGTCGAAGATATAGTAAAAATACCTGAGTTTGGAGAAAAGATGGCCAACAGCGTTGTAACATTCTTTAAACAAGAACAAACTGCAGATACTATATCTAAACTTCGGAATGCAGGTGTAAATTTAAGAAGCCTTGGAAAAAAGGAAATCAAGGATAACAGGTTTGAAGGATATACATTTGTGCTGACAGGAACTTTGCCCACATTAACCAGGGCACAAGCTACAGAAATTATAGAGTCATTTGGAGGAAAAGTATCTGGAAGTGTTTCCAAAAAGACCAGTTATGTGCTTGCAGGGGAAGATGCAGGAAGCAAACTAGATAAAGCAAAAACCCTGGGAATAAGGATAATTGATGAAGAAGAATTCAGGAAAATGATCTCAACTTAAATTTGAAAATGATTTCAACTCAAATTTTTTAAGCAAACTCGCTTAGCATTGCATCAGTTCGGTTCCCGCTTGTAGAAGCGAGAAACTACTTAATGCTTTGTTAAGACATTGTTTTCAAAAGATTCTTAAGACTTTGGAATAAAATAATGGTAATCTATTCAGACTCCAGATAGATTACCATTATATATTTTTATTGGTTTATTTATCATCAGCTAGCAAACTCGCTTAGCATTGTTGCATCAATTCAGCTCCTGCTTATAGAAACGAGAGACTTCTTAATGCCTGATTAAATGAATTAATTGGATTAATTTCAATAATTTCAAAAATAAAATCCGGATACCTGATTTAACCCGATTTTTATTTTCCTTCTTTAGACTCAATTTTAGCCCAGGTATCTTTAAGCCCTACAATCCGGTTGAACACCAGCTTGCCTTCACTGGAGTCCTTATCAACGCAAAAATATCCCATTCTTAAAAACTGGAATCTGTCACCTACACTGACATTTGCCAGGGAGGGCTCAATCTTGCAGTTGGTCAGAGTAATCAGTGAGTCTTTATTAATATAAGATGTAAAATCAACGCCTTCTTTTTCTTCACCCGGATTTGGAACGGTAAATAAATTGTCATAAAGGCGAACCTCAGCATTCAAAGCATGAGCTTCAGATACCCAGTGGAGGGTTCCTTTAACCTTTCGGCCGTCCGGATTCCATCCGCCTCTGGATTCCGGATCATAAGTGCAATGAAGTTCCACAATATTCTCATTTTCATCTTTTACCACACTGTTGCAGGTAATATAATATGCATGCTTAAGCCTTACTTCCCGTCCTGGAGACAGCCTGAAGAATTTCTTGGGTGGGTCCTCCATGAAATCTTCCTTCTCAATATATACTACTTTAGAAAAAGGCACCTTCCTGCTTCCCATATCAGGATTCTCCGGGTTGATCTCCGCATCGAACCATTCTACCTGGCCTTCAGGATAATTATCTATTACCACTCTGAGTGGATTCAGAACAGCCATTACACGGGGAGCTCTGGCATTCAGGTCCTCACGGATACAATGTTCAAGCAGTGCAATATCTACTATGCTGTTGGTTTTTGCAACACCAATACGGTCACAAAAATCCCTTATTGCTTCAGGAGTATATCCGCGTCTTCTCAGGCCTGAAATTGTGGGCATTCTTGGATCATCCCAACCTGATACATATTTTTCTTTAACAAGCTGCAGCAGCTTACGCTTACTCATAACTGTGTAGTTTAGGTTGAGACGGGCAAATTCAATCTGCTGGGGACGCTCTTCAAACCCAAGGGATTCAAGTACCCAGTCATAGAGAGGACGGTGGTCCTCAAATTCCAAAGTACAAATGGAGTGAGTTATGCCTTCCAAATAATCTGAAATGGGGTGAGCGAAATCGTACATTGGATATATACACCATTTATCACCCGTCCTATGATGAGTTGCCCTCAAAATTCTGTAAAGGACAGGATCCCTCATGTTAAGATTAGGGGAGGCCATATCAATTTTTGCTCTTAACACACGGGAACCATCGGGAAATTCTCCTGCCCGCATGCGCCTGAAAAGGTCCAGGTTTTCCTCAACTGACCGGTTACGGTAGGGGCTTTCTTTACCAGGTTCAGTGAGAGTACCTCTGTACTGCCTTATTTCCTCTGCAGACAAGTCACATACATAAGCCTTGCCGGCTTTTATAAGCTGTTCAGCAAATTCATACATTTTTTCAAAATAATCTGATGCATAATATAACCTGTCGTCCCAGTCAAAACCCAGCCAGCGGACATCTTCCTTAATGGATTCCACGTACTCCACTTCTTCTTTTACAGGGTTGGTATCATCAAATCTGAGATTAGTAAGACCTCCATTAAAAGCAGCAATGCCAAAATTAAGGCATATGGATTTGGCATGACCTATATGAAGATAACCATTTGGTTCAGGAGGAAACCTGGTATGAACCCTTCCTCCATATTTACCGGTTTCTTTATCACGGTCAATTATATCTTGTATAAAACTGGTAGAAATCGCGTTTACTTTACTATCAGCATTATTAGCTTCTGAATTTTTAATGTTTTCATTATCCACCATAATCAAATCCTCCTTCCGAAGCATAGGGACGGTTCTTCTGCTTCCAAAGTTATTGTTCTCACGAAGCATAGGGACGGTTCTTTTGCTTCCAAAGTTATTGTTCTGTTACTTGCTTCCTAAATAGAGTTTTCAAGCTTTTCAAAACCTATGCGTATCCTTCTTAATGTTTCCTCTTTACCAAGAACCTCTGCCAGTTCTGTGGCTCCTCCGGGAGTAACCTGCTTTCCTGAAACAGCAGTACGAACCGGCCAGAGTATCTGGCTATTTTTAATTCCCATTTCATTTGCTTTTGCTATAAGGGCTTCCCAAATAGTATCGTTATTCCATTCATCCAATTTTTCTAAAACAATAAGTGCCTCTCTAAGGCTGGTTAAGGAGTTTTCCAGCGTAGTCTTCATCTTCTTGTTAATATAAATGGAAATATCATAATCCGGTAACTCTTTAAGAAAATCAATATTGTCAGGTATAGTATTCAACACCTCGGTCCTCGGCTGAAGCAGCTTGCTTACTTTAAATAGATCTATTTTATCTTCAGGCAATCCTTTATAATACGGCTTAGCAAGCTCATGGAACTTTTCCGGACTTAGTTTTCTGATATATTCTCCATTCATCCAGTTAAGTTTATTTATATCAAAGATAGCCGGTGATTTACTAATACCCTTTATGTCAAAGACTCCTTCAAGCTCCTTAAGGGAAAATATCTCCTGGGTTCCCCCGGGACTCCAGCCTAATAAAGCTACATAATTAATAATTGCTTCTACAAGATAACCCATGGATATCAGATCTTCAAAGGACGGGTCTCCTGCCCGCTTGCTCAGCTTCTGTCCCGAAGACTTTAGTATTAGAGGTACATGTACGTAAGTAGGAATTTCCCAACCAAAGGCTTCATATAACAGGTTGTATTTAGGAGCAGAGGACAGATATTCATTGCCCCTTACAACATGAGTGATCTTCATAAGATGGTCATCGATTACATTGGCAAAATTATATGTAGGAAGTCCGTCTGATTTAATCAGAATCTGGTCTTCCAGAGTGCTGTTCTCAACAGTGATTGTCCCATAAACAGCATCCTCAAAACTGGTTGTTCCAGTGTCCGGCATTTTCTGCCTTATCACATAGGGCTCTCCTTTTGCCAGCTTTTCTTCAACCTCTTCTTTGGAAAGGCCAAGACAGTGCCTATCATATTTATATACCTGCCCTGCAGCTTCACATTCAGCTTTCTTTTCAGCAAGCCTTTCTTTCGAGCAGAAGCAATAATAGGCTCCACCTAGTTCAACAAGCTTTTTTGCCCATTTAATATAAATATCTTTCCTCTCACTTTGTACATAAGGGCCATAGGGGCCACCAATATCAGGACCCTCGTCATGCTGGAGTCCTGCCATTTTTAAAGTGTTATATATAACATCTGTAGCTCCTTCTATGTATCTTTCCTGATCTGTATCTTCAATTCTGAGAATAAATTTCCCACCAAATTTCTTAGCTATCAGATATTCATATAAAGCTGTTCTCAAATTTCCAATATGCATATACCCCGTTGGACTGGGTGCAAATCTGGTTCTAATTTCTGCAGCCATGTTATAATCTCCTTTTTC contains the following coding sequences:
- the ligA gene encoding NAD-dependent DNA ligase LigA, whose translation is MRDDPLKRIEELREIISYHDYKYYVEDNPEISDHEYDALYRELEELESQFPQYASPLSPTQRVGGKPLEGFQKVFHTIQMGSLQDVFSEGELYAFDRRVREALQEKVEYVVERKIDGLSVSLEYENGLFVRGATRGDGLIGEDITQNLKTIKSIPMVLKEKLPQLIVRGEVFISKNDFIKLNEAQEEAGMPLFANPRNAAAGSLRQLDPKITAGRKLDIFVFNIQKVEGRTFATHSETLEFMKSAGLKVIPGYKVVGSIEEAIEELKLIGDQRGELPYEIDGAVIKVNSLRQREILGSTTKTPKWAVAYKYPAEKKQTKIKQIWVNVGRTGVLTPNALLEPVRLAGTTVSRATLHNMDYIKQKDIRVGDTVWVQKAGDIIPEVLDVVFTERTGEETEFQMPEKCPVCGAQVEREEGEAAYRCIGIECPAQLSRSIIHFASRDAMNIEGLGPANVKVLLDGGFIQGIGDLYYLHEKREELEKIQRMGKKSVQNLLNSIEASKNNDIDRLIYGFGIRNIGLRAAQLLSQNFESIDALSKASVEDIVKIPEFGEKMANSVVTFFKQEQTADTISKLRNAGVNLRSLGKKEIKDNRFEGYTFVLTGTLPTLTRAQATEIIESFGGKVSGSVSKKTSYVLAGEDAGSKLDKAKTLGIRIIDEEEFRKMIST
- a CDS encoding glutamine--tRNA ligase/YqeY domain fusion protein, yielding MVDNENIKNSEANNADSKVNAISTSFIQDIIDRDKETGKYGGRVHTRFPPEPNGYLHIGHAKSICLNFGIAAFNGGLTNLRFDDTNPVKEEVEYVESIKEDVRWLGFDWDDRLYYASDYFEKMYEFAEQLIKAGKAYVCDLSAEEIRQYRGTLTEPGKESPYRNRSVEENLDLFRRMRAGEFPDGSRVLRAKIDMASPNLNMRDPVLYRILRATHHRTGDKWCIYPMYDFAHPISDYLEGITHSICTLEFEDHRPLYDWVLESLGFEERPQQIEFARLNLNYTVMSKRKLLQLVKEKYVSGWDDPRMPTISGLRRRGYTPEAIRDFCDRIGVAKTNSIVDIALLEHCIREDLNARAPRVMAVLNPLRVVIDNYPEGQVEWFDAEINPENPDMGSRKVPFSKVVYIEKEDFMEDPPKKFFRLSPGREVRLKHAYYITCNSVVKDENENIVELHCTYDPESRGGWNPDGRKVKGTLHWVSEAHALNAEVRLYDNLFTVPNPGEEKEGVDFTSYINKDSLITLTNCKIEPSLANVSVGDRFQFLRMGYFCVDKDSSEGKLVFNRIVGLKDTWAKIESKEGK
- a CDS encoding glutamate--tRNA ligase; the encoded protein is MAAEIRTRFAPSPTGYMHIGNLRTALYEYLIAKKFGGKFILRIEDTDQERYIEGATDVIYNTLKMAGLQHDEGPDIGGPYGPYVQSERKDIYIKWAKKLVELGGAYYCFCSKERLAEKKAECEAAGQVYKYDRHCLGLSKEEVEEKLAKGEPYVIRQKMPDTGTTSFEDAVYGTITVENSTLEDQILIKSDGLPTYNFANVIDDHLMKITHVVRGNEYLSSAPKYNLLYEAFGWEIPTYVHVPLILKSSGQKLSKRAGDPSFEDLISMGYLVEAIINYVALLGWSPGGTQEIFSLKELEGVFDIKGISKSPAIFDINKLNWMNGEYIRKLSPEKFHELAKPYYKGLPEDKIDLFKVSKLLQPRTEVLNTIPDNIDFLKELPDYDISIYINKKMKTTLENSLTSLREALIVLEKLDEWNNDTIWEALIAKANEMGIKNSQILWPVRTAVSGKQVTPGGATELAEVLGKEETLRRIRIGFEKLENSI